One genomic segment of Hordeum vulgare subsp. vulgare chromosome 2H, MorexV3_pseudomolecules_assembly, whole genome shotgun sequence includes these proteins:
- the LOC123429476 gene encoding flowering-promoting factor 1-like protein 5, protein MAAGGVWVFKNGVMELEQEATSRKALVYVPANERMQSLEALERRLGSLGWERYYEDRAIVQLHKRGGVDLISLPRDFSRLRSTHMYDVVVKNRDHFKVVDL, encoded by the coding sequence ATGGCTGCAGGGGGCGTGTGGGTGTTCAAGAACGGGGTGATGGAGCTGGAGCAAGAGGCGACGAGTCGGAAGGCGCTGGTGTACGTGCCGGCGAACGAGAGGATGCAGTCGCTGGAGGCGCTGGAGCGGCGGCTGGGGTCGCTGGGGTGGGAGCGCTACTACGAGGACCGCGCCATCGTGCAGCTCCACAAGCGCGGCGGCGTCGACCTCATCTCCCTTCCCCGGGACTTCTCCAGGCTCCGCTCCACCCACATGTACGATGTCGTCGTCAAGAACCGCGACCACTTCAAGGTTGTCGACCTCTAG